A section of the Pseudomonas sp. Q1-7 genome encodes:
- the dacB gene encoding D-alanyl-D-alanine carboxypeptidase/D-alanyl-D-alanine endopeptidase: protein MFKSVRSLALAALILPCALPLHASQVNTSLPAKVQKALAANKISANSLSLVTLPLTGPGAQTLVNADVSVNPASTMKLITTYAALELLGPTYQWKTEFYTDGTLKNGVLNGNLYLKGGGDPKLNMEKLWLMMRDLRTNGVRQVTGDLVLDRSYFIHPQLPAFNDDGGDDNKPFLVGPDSLLVNLKAVRLIARAEGGRVNLAMEPPIESIRIDNKVQVTKAAKCPSWPDVRYNPVTQFDGTTLIASGRLPEGCSAQTYMSLLDHPGYAAGAVRAFWKELGGSIDGKDRLGDVPKSAKLLARAFSPDLVEVIRDINKYSNNTMARQVFLSIGARYRTDADGDDAKAAQRVIRNWLAKKGITAPHLVMENGSGLSRNERVSAREMATILQAAWQSPYAAEFISSLPLVAMDGTMRKRLRRTNLEGEAHIKTGTLNTVRAIAGFSRDSNGNTWAVVAILNDARPWGASAILDQVLVDLYRQPKSMVGSR from the coding sequence ATGTTCAAGTCCGTTCGCAGCCTCGCCCTGGCCGCCCTGATCCTGCCCTGCGCGCTGCCGCTGCATGCCTCGCAGGTCAACACCAGCCTGCCGGCCAAGGTGCAGAAGGCCCTGGCCGCCAACAAGATTTCCGCCAACTCGCTGTCCCTGGTGACCCTGCCGCTGACCGGCCCGGGCGCCCAGACGCTGGTCAACGCCGACGTGTCGGTGAACCCGGCGTCCACCATGAAGCTGATCACCACCTACGCCGCGCTGGAGCTGCTCGGCCCGACCTATCAGTGGAAGACCGAGTTCTATACCGATGGCACGCTGAAGAACGGCGTGCTCAACGGCAACCTCTACCTCAAGGGCGGCGGCGACCCCAAGCTGAACATGGAAAAGCTTTGGCTGATGATGCGCGACCTGCGCACCAACGGCGTGCGCCAGGTCACCGGCGACCTGGTGCTGGACCGCAGCTATTTCATCCACCCGCAGTTGCCCGCCTTCAACGACGACGGCGGCGACGACAACAAACCCTTCCTGGTTGGCCCTGACTCGCTGCTGGTCAACCTCAAGGCCGTGCGCCTGATCGCCCGCGCCGAAGGCGGCAGGGTCAACCTGGCCATGGAGCCGCCGATCGAAAGCATCCGCATCGACAACAAGGTGCAGGTGACCAAGGCCGCCAAGTGCCCCTCCTGGCCCGACGTGCGCTACAACCCGGTGACCCAGTTCGACGGCACCACGCTGATCGCCAGTGGCAGGCTGCCGGAAGGCTGCAGCGCGCAGACCTACATGTCGTTGCTCGACCATCCTGGCTACGCCGCCGGCGCAGTGCGCGCGTTCTGGAAAGAACTGGGCGGCAGCATCGACGGCAAGGACCGCCTGGGTGACGTGCCCAAGAGCGCCAAGCTGCTGGCACGCGCCTTCTCGCCGGACCTGGTGGAAGTCATCCGCGACATCAACAAATACAGCAACAACACCATGGCCCGGCAGGTGTTCCTCAGCATCGGCGCGCGCTACCGCACCGACGCCGATGGCGACGACGCCAAGGCCGCGCAGCGGGTGATCCGCAACTGGCTGGCCAAGAAAGGCATCACCGCGCCGCACCTGGTGATGGAGAACGGTTCCGGCCTGTCGCGCAACGAGCGGGTGAGCGCTCGTGAGATGGCCACCATCCTCCAGGCCGCCTGGCAGAGTCCGTACGCCGCCGAGTTCATTTCCTCGCTGCCGCTGGTGGCGATGGACGGCACCATGCGCAAGCGCCTGCGCCGCACCAACCTGGAAGGCGAAGCTCATATCAAGACCGGAACCCTGAACACCGTCCGCGCCATCGCCGGTTTCAGTCGCGACAGCAACGGCAACACCTGGGCGGTGGTCGCCATCCTCAACGATGCGCGTCCCTGGGGTGCCTCGGCGATCCTCGACCAGGTACTGGTGGACCTCTACCGTCAGCCCAAGAGCATGGTCGGCAGCCGCTGA
- a CDS encoding YggL family protein, whose protein sequence is MATNRSRRLRKKLCVDEFQELGFELTLNYKEGLESEAVSAFFERFIDEAVEGSGLGFIGAEDYGFVCLGKRGSVSAEQRAQVEAWLQKGHAELAGFTVSPLIDVWYPENPVNA, encoded by the coding sequence ATGGCTACCAACCGCTCCCGCCGCCTGCGCAAGAAGCTTTGCGTCGATGAATTCCAGGAACTGGGTTTCGAACTCACCCTCAACTACAAGGAGGGTCTGGAGTCGGAAGCGGTTTCGGCGTTCTTCGAGCGCTTCATCGATGAAGCTGTTGAAGGCAGCGGCCTGGGCTTCATCGGTGCCGAGGACTACGGTTTCGTCTGCCTCGGCAAGCGGGGTTCGGTCAGCGCGGAGCAGCGCGCCCAGGTCGAGGCCTGGCTGCAGAAGGGCCATGCCGAGCTGGCCGGCTTCACCGTCAGCCCGCTGATCGACGTGTGGTACCCGGAGAATCCCGTCAACGCGTGA
- a CDS encoding HD domain-containing phosphohydrolase encodes MPQRFAERRFPLHVHISVLFTLLLLFTGVVLGLFNYHQTSQIILSSSDKLFGRISSEVQTDLRHTYQPIYHLLNLLALSDVNQRQDSFERLDLLLKPLSQALNDNPKLAALYLGHDDGDFFMVRHLRSETLKKIFDAPPNAAYQVWSIERDDQTRARSQTYFFDEQLQQISSRQELNERYDPRNRPWYYRALEQGGPITTAPYVFFSSSAVGTTLARPSGSDGVIGADLTLEDLSATLASHRSTPSSDVVLYQPDGHAVAYPDTSRLVKRVNGVLELGEVKDFSPALAALAALPGQDELRTDLEIDGRRWVVARQHLAEGGPEGLQLAVLTPEDELLEDAYRIRWQGSMLTLAILLLCIPVGILLSRIVVRPLRALVTQAEAIRSFNFSLPAMGRSPVLEVDQLAVAMARMKETISSFLEIASSLSAENRFDHLLRRVLDETIDISEASGGLLYLIDNQNGRLEPHGLFLNDQAQDLEAHGIRGFGMESPAMPHWLELPAHGGPSQVCSFGYDQAGAYRDLLQTLDSPRVHLVSTGLHNRQGVTIGVLVLLHRDAGHESRPAILRPERIAFVEAISGVAALCIESQRLLEKQKQLLDAFIQLIAGAIDAKSPYTGGHCQRVPEITLMLARAAANSQEPPFRGFNPTDEEWEALHIAAWLHDCGKVTTPEYVVDKATKLETLNDRIHEIRTRFEVLKRDAWVRYWQARAQGADDNEQARLRDEELQALDDDFAFIAHCNLGGETMAEADQERLQRIAGRTWMRTLDNRLGVSWEEAQRMARTPAPTLPTEEQLLADRPDHLFERPASELIAPDNPWGFKLQVPAHKFNRGELHNLSVRRGTLTEEERYIINHHIVQTILMLNHLPFPPHLANVAEIAGGHHERMDGTGYPKRLTREEMSLPARMMAIADIFEALTAVDRPYKKGKTLSESLGIMGGMCRGGHIDPDLFGLFIRSGVYLDYARRFLTPEQIDEVDEAAVLAKAGVV; translated from the coding sequence ATGCCACAAAGGTTCGCTGAGCGTCGCTTTCCGCTGCACGTTCATATCAGTGTGCTGTTCACCCTGCTTCTGCTGTTCACCGGCGTGGTCCTGGGCCTGTTCAACTACCACCAGACCAGCCAGATCATCCTCTCCAGCAGCGACAAGCTCTTCGGCCGCATCAGCTCGGAAGTGCAGACCGACCTGCGGCACACCTACCAGCCCATCTACCACCTGCTGAATCTGTTGGCCCTGAGCGACGTCAACCAGCGCCAGGACAGCTTCGAGCGCCTTGACCTCCTGCTCAAGCCGCTGTCCCAGGCCCTGAACGACAATCCCAAACTGGCGGCCCTTTACCTGGGCCATGACGACGGCGACTTTTTCATGGTCCGCCACCTGCGCAGTGAAACGCTGAAGAAGATCTTCGACGCCCCACCGAACGCGGCCTACCAGGTCTGGAGCATCGAACGCGACGACCAGACCAGGGCCCGTTCACAGACCTACTTCTTCGACGAGCAATTGCAGCAGATCAGCAGCCGCCAGGAACTCAACGAACGCTATGACCCCCGCAACCGCCCCTGGTACTACCGAGCCCTCGAGCAGGGTGGGCCGATCACCACGGCGCCCTATGTGTTCTTCTCCAGCAGCGCCGTCGGCACCACCCTCGCCCGGCCCAGCGGCAGCGACGGGGTGATAGGCGCCGACCTGACCCTGGAGGACCTCTCCGCCACCCTGGCCAGCCACCGGTCCACGCCTTCCTCCGACGTGGTGCTGTACCAGCCCGACGGCCATGCCGTGGCCTACCCCGACACCAGCAGGCTGGTCAAACGAGTCAACGGTGTGCTCGAACTGGGCGAAGTGAAGGACTTCAGCCCGGCACTGGCCGCGCTGGCCGCCCTCCCCGGCCAGGATGAGCTGCGCACCGACCTGGAGATCGACGGGCGCCGCTGGGTAGTTGCCCGCCAGCACCTCGCAGAAGGCGGGCCCGAGGGCCTGCAACTGGCCGTTCTCACCCCGGAAGACGAGCTGCTGGAAGACGCCTATCGCATCCGATGGCAGGGCTCGATGCTGACCCTGGCCATCCTGCTGCTGTGCATTCCGGTAGGCATCCTGCTCTCGCGCATTGTCGTCAGGCCGCTGCGTGCGCTGGTGACCCAGGCCGAAGCCATTCGCAGCTTCAACTTCAGCCTGCCGGCCATGGGCCGTTCGCCGGTGCTGGAAGTGGACCAGTTGGCGGTGGCCATGGCGCGAATGAAGGAAACCATTTCCAGCTTCCTCGAGATCGCCTCCAGTCTCTCGGCGGAAAACCGCTTCGACCATCTGCTGCGCCGGGTCCTCGACGAAACCATCGATATCAGCGAGGCCTCCGGCGGCCTGCTTTACCTGATCGACAACCAGAACGGCCGCCTGGAGCCCCACGGCCTGTTCCTCAACGACCAGGCGCAGGACCTGGAAGCCCACGGCATCCGCGGTTTCGGCATGGAAAGCCCGGCCATGCCGCACTGGCTGGAGCTGCCAGCCCACGGCGGTCCCAGCCAGGTGTGCTCCTTCGGCTATGACCAGGCCGGCGCCTACCGCGACCTGCTGCAAACCCTGGACAGCCCACGGGTGCACCTGGTCAGCACCGGCCTGCACAACCGCCAGGGCGTCACCATCGGCGTGCTGGTGCTGTTGCACCGCGATGCCGGCCACGAATCACGCCCCGCCATCCTCAGACCGGAACGCATTGCCTTCGTCGAGGCCATCTCAGGCGTCGCCGCCCTGTGCATCGAAAGCCAGCGTCTGCTGGAGAAGCAGAAGCAACTGCTGGATGCCTTCATCCAATTGATCGCCGGCGCCATCGACGCCAAGAGCCCCTACACCGGTGGCCACTGCCAGCGCGTACCGGAAATCACCCTGATGCTCGCCCGCGCCGCCGCGAACAGCCAGGAACCGCCTTTCCGGGGCTTCAACCCCACGGACGAGGAATGGGAAGCCCTGCACATCGCCGCCTGGCTGCACGACTGCGGCAAGGTGACCACACCAGAGTACGTGGTGGACAAGGCCACCAAGCTGGAAACCCTGAATGATCGCATCCATGAAATCCGCACCCGCTTCGAGGTGCTCAAGCGCGACGCCTGGGTGCGCTACTGGCAAGCGCGCGCACAAGGCGCGGACGACAACGAGCAGGCGCGCCTGCGCGACGAGGAACTGCAGGCCCTGGACGACGATTTCGCATTCATCGCCCATTGCAACCTCGGCGGCGAAACCATGGCCGAGGCCGACCAGGAACGCCTTCAACGCATCGCCGGGCGCACCTGGATGCGCACCCTGGACAACCGCCTGGGGGTTTCCTGGGAAGAGGCCCAGCGCATGGCCCGAACACCGGCGCCGACATTGCCGACGGAAGAGCAACTGCTGGCCGATCGACCCGACCATCTCTTCGAGCGCCCCGCCAGCGAGTTGATCGCGCCGGACAACCCCTGGGGTTTCAAGCTCCAGGTGCCCGCGCACAAGTTCAACCGGGGCGAGCTGCACAACCTGTCTGTCCGTCGCGGCACCCTGACCGAGGAAGAGCGCTACATCATCAACCACCACATCGTGCAGACCATCCTGATGCTCAACCACCTGCCCTTCCCGCCACACCTGGCGAATGTGGCGGAAATCGCGGGAGGGCATCACGAGAGGATGGACGGCACCGGTTATCCGAAACGACTGACCCGCGAGGAAATGAGCCTGCCGGCGCGCATGATGGCCATTGCCGACATCTTCGAAGCCCTCACCGCGGTGGACCGGCCCTACAAGAAGGGCAAGACGCTTTCCGAGTCGCTGGGCATCATGGGCGGCATGTGCCGTGGCGGCCATATCGATCCCGACCTGTTCGGCCTGTTCATTCGCTCGGGGGTGTACCTGGACTATGCCCGGCGTTTCCTCACACCGGAGCAGATCGACGAGGTGGACGAAGCGGCGGTGCTGGCCAAGGCGGGGGTGGTGTAG
- a CDS encoding response regulator transcription factor: MIVDDHPVIRLAVRLLLDREGYVVSAETDNGVDAIALARELQPDLVILDIGIPKLGGLDVISRLHALDLPLRVLVLTGQNPSHYATRCMQAGAAGFVCKVGDLAELTSAVRAVLSGYSYFPSEVIKSGRRQVGLPDDLELIGRLSDRELVVLRFLANGYTNKDIAEEMFISNKTVSTYKTRLLLKLNARSLIELVEFANRNALA; this comes from the coding sequence ATGATCGTCGACGATCACCCGGTGATTCGCCTGGCCGTGCGTTTGCTGCTGGACCGCGAGGGCTACGTGGTGTCGGCGGAAACGGACAACGGCGTGGATGCCATCGCCCTGGCGCGGGAGCTTCAGCCGGACCTGGTGATCCTCGATATCGGCATTCCCAAGCTGGGCGGCCTGGATGTCATCTCCCGCCTGCATGCCCTGGACCTGCCCCTGCGGGTACTGGTGCTGACCGGGCAGAATCCCAGTCACTATGCGACGCGCTGCATGCAGGCCGGCGCCGCGGGATTCGTCTGCAAGGTGGGCGACCTGGCCGAGCTCACCTCGGCGGTGCGCGCGGTGCTCTCCGGCTACAGCTACTTCCCCAGCGAAGTGATCAAGTCGGGCAGGCGTCAGGTCGGCCTGCCCGATGACCTGGAACTGATCGGCCGTCTCTCCGATCGCGAGCTGGTCGTGCTGCGGTTTCTCGCCAACGGCTACACCAACAAGGACATCGCCGAGGAGATGTTCATCAGCAACAAGACCGTCAGCACCTACAAGACACGCCTGCTGCTCAAGCTCAATGCCCGTTCGCTGATCGAGCTGGTGGAATTCGCCAACCGCAACGCCCTCGCCTGA
- a CDS encoding transporter substrate-binding domain-containing protein, producing MRFSVLLGWLLLGYSQLPSISMADAPVALELLGRSQSRELSVRLDDADKRWLDAKRVLWIGTNEPDFPPFDITASGQDYEGVTADFLRLISQALGVGIEVLRFSDRESAREALRKGEIDLLGNSVEGDAASPGLIQSIPYLQQQPVMVTRIDDRDLASSNLDGLRLAYSGEGPSRELIHQLYPRAQAIRHGSVRAALQSVAFGQSDLFIGDAMVANYLIRQGYLVNLRMTDFAGFEGMGVSFSLAAGNERLRRIVDSAIAAIPETERVNIIKRWGGGMGMFLDNLKPKLTRREQLWLERHGPARLVVDETFEPLTYFNAQGRFHGIVPDLLELIRQRTGLEFEVLRRASTLDMLDDLRAGRADMAATLFFTHERSHYLRFTRPYFSTSSVLVVRSVASGLQLSQMDGRTLAIPAGHSQTEYIRQRFPGVKLLEVETGLQALSRVAEGKADAALHAMVSSTFLINRYFPGRLRIAETVGRDPGRFAFAVARDEPELQRILEKAVLSISPDELGSIINRWYTDAEESESGWADYRVRFYQMGAALLLVALVFAVWALHLRRQVARRTREERRLNDQLAFKRSLIDGIPFPLSVWDPEGRTITCNRSFVDALGVPRDDVIGRRLNEIEGLCAQTLEALEQLGRRALEGGMAMFSDQPLHLCDGTRAASCWAIPYRDAERNLRGLICGWVDITERNRLIDELRQAKEEAESANVAKSRFLATMSHEIRTPLNAITGMLELALRREALDRGAIQVAREAADSLLALIGDILDIAKIESGRTVLEPRRASPLELTQSVVRVFEGLARQKGLELALTLDLEARDDVLVDPSSFKQILSNLVSNAIKFTDRGKVGVGLTTRYLNEEYLHLSLLVEDSGIGIAPKDQQQLFQPFTQLVGSLGAGRGGTGLGLSICQRLVAMMDGRLELSSEPAVGTRIEVQLRLPRLAPLPQVAPSPVIAELPPGALRVLVVDDHPVNRMMLAQQLELLGQSAQQAEHGEEALRAWSQADFDLVITDCNMPVMNGYELTRRIRALERERGGSPGLIVGLTANAQPEELARCREAGMDDCLFKPIGLEGLQDYLQRLIPAVPVAGDRMGVRPASLDLSLLQRATGGSHDVALLLLRELHQANAADALELDDFLRVGRRDELERLVHRVKGAAELVNAQPLLAHCIAFGEAHHAGAAPQELERLAQAVQGSLASLQAALAQHLRA from the coding sequence ATGCGCTTTTCTGTCCTGCTGGGCTGGCTACTGCTCGGTTACAGCCAACTGCCGTCGATCAGCATGGCCGACGCCCCCGTCGCGCTGGAACTGCTGGGGCGTTCGCAGTCCCGCGAGCTGAGCGTGCGTCTGGATGATGCGGACAAGCGCTGGCTGGACGCCAAACGGGTGCTTTGGATAGGCACCAACGAACCCGATTTCCCGCCTTTCGACATCACCGCCAGCGGCCAGGACTATGAAGGCGTGACGGCCGACTTCCTGCGCCTGATCAGCCAGGCCCTCGGGGTCGGCATCGAAGTCCTGCGCTTCTCGGACCGGGAGTCGGCCCGCGAGGCGCTGCGCAAGGGCGAGATCGACCTGCTGGGCAACAGCGTCGAAGGAGACGCCGCCAGCCCCGGTCTGATCCAGAGCATTCCCTACCTGCAGCAACAACCGGTGATGGTGACCCGCATCGATGATCGCGACCTCGCCTCGAGCAATCTCGATGGCCTGCGGCTGGCCTACTCGGGCGAAGGCCCCAGCCGTGAGTTGATCCACCAGCTCTACCCGCGGGCGCAGGCCATCCGGCATGGCTCGGTGCGTGCCGCGCTGCAGTCGGTGGCCTTCGGCCAGAGCGATCTGTTCATCGGCGATGCCATGGTGGCCAACTACCTCATCAGGCAGGGCTACCTCGTCAATCTGCGCATGACCGATTTCGCCGGTTTCGAGGGGATGGGGGTGTCCTTCTCGTTGGCCGCCGGCAATGAGCGGTTGCGGCGCATCGTCGACAGCGCCATCGCCGCGATCCCGGAAACCGAGCGGGTCAACATCATCAAACGCTGGGGCGGTGGGATGGGGATGTTCCTGGACAACCTCAAGCCCAAGCTCACCCGGCGCGAGCAGCTCTGGCTGGAGCGACATGGCCCCGCACGGCTGGTGGTGGACGAAACGTTCGAGCCCTTGACCTATTTCAACGCCCAGGGACGCTTTCATGGGATCGTGCCGGACCTTCTCGAACTCATTCGGCAGCGGACCGGCCTGGAGTTCGAAGTCCTCCGCCGCGCCTCCACCCTGGACATGCTCGACGACTTGCGCGCAGGACGGGCGGATATGGCGGCCACGCTGTTCTTCACCCACGAACGCAGTCACTACCTGCGCTTCACCCGACCCTACTTCAGCACCAGCAGCGTGCTGGTGGTGCGCAGTGTCGCGAGCGGCCTGCAACTGAGCCAGATGGATGGCCGAACCCTGGCGATCCCGGCCGGCCATTCCCAGACCGAGTACATCCGCCAGCGTTTCCCTGGAGTGAAGCTGCTCGAAGTGGAAACCGGCCTCCAGGCGCTTTCCCGTGTGGCGGAAGGCAAGGCCGACGCAGCCCTGCACGCCATGGTGTCCTCGACCTTCCTGATCAACCGCTACTTTCCGGGGCGTTTGCGCATCGCCGAGACCGTGGGGCGCGATCCCGGCCGCTTCGCCTTCGCCGTGGCCCGCGACGAGCCCGAACTGCAGCGCATCCTGGAGAAAGCCGTGCTGTCCATCTCCCCGGATGAGCTGGGGAGCATCATCAATCGCTGGTACACCGATGCCGAAGAGTCCGAGAGCGGCTGGGCCGACTACCGGGTGCGTTTCTACCAGATGGGGGCAGCGCTGTTGCTGGTGGCGCTGGTGTTCGCCGTCTGGGCCCTCCATCTGCGTCGGCAGGTGGCGCGGCGCACTCGTGAGGAGCGGCGCCTGAACGACCAGTTGGCGTTCAAGCGTTCACTGATCGACGGCATTCCCTTTCCGCTTTCGGTCTGGGACCCGGAAGGCCGCACCATCACCTGCAACCGCAGCTTCGTCGACGCCCTCGGGGTGCCCCGCGACGACGTGATCGGTCGGCGTCTGAACGAGATCGAGGGCCTCTGCGCGCAAACCCTGGAGGCGCTGGAGCAGTTGGGGCGACGTGCCCTGGAGGGCGGGATGGCGATGTTCAGCGACCAGCCGCTGCACCTGTGCGACGGCACCCGCGCGGCATCCTGCTGGGCCATCCCATATCGCGATGCCGAGCGCAACCTGCGCGGCCTGATCTGCGGCTGGGTCGACATCACCGAGCGTAACCGGCTGATCGACGAACTGCGCCAGGCCAAGGAGGAGGCGGAATCCGCCAACGTCGCGAAGAGCCGGTTCCTGGCCACCATGAGCCACGAGATTCGCACGCCGCTGAACGCCATCACGGGCATGCTGGAACTCGCCCTCAGGCGCGAGGCGCTGGATCGCGGAGCGATCCAGGTGGCGCGCGAGGCGGCCGATTCCCTGCTGGCGCTGATCGGCGACATCCTCGATATCGCCAAGATCGAGTCCGGCCGTACCGTGCTGGAACCCCGGCGAGCTTCGCCGCTGGAGCTGACGCAGTCGGTGGTCCGGGTATTCGAGGGGCTGGCGCGGCAGAAGGGCCTGGAGCTTGCGCTGACGCTCGACCTCGAAGCCCGGGACGATGTGCTGGTCGATCCGTCCAGCTTCAAGCAGATCCTCTCCAACCTGGTCAGCAACGCGATCAAATTCACCGACCGTGGCAAGGTCGGCGTTGGCCTGACGACTCGCTACCTCAACGAGGAGTACTTGCACCTGTCGCTGCTGGTGGAAGACAGCGGAATCGGCATTGCCCCGAAAGACCAGCAGCAGTTGTTCCAGCCCTTCACTCAGCTAGTCGGCAGCCTGGGGGCGGGGCGGGGAGGCACGGGGCTGGGCCTGAGCATCTGCCAGCGCCTGGTGGCGATGATGGATGGGCGGCTGGAGCTTTCCAGCGAGCCGGCGGTGGGTACCCGCATCGAGGTGCAGTTGCGCCTGCCACGGTTGGCCCCCCTGCCGCAGGTGGCGCCATCGCCGGTCATCGCCGAGCTGCCGCCAGGGGCGTTGCGCGTGCTGGTGGTGGACGATCATCCGGTCAACCGCATGATGTTGGCGCAGCAGCTGGAACTGCTCGGCCAGTCGGCCCAGCAGGCCGAACACGGTGAAGAGGCCCTGCGCGCCTGGTCGCAAGCCGACTTCGACCTGGTCATCACCGACTGCAACATGCCGGTGATGAATGGCTATGAGCTGACCCGGCGCATCCGCGCGCTGGAGCGTGAGCGGGGCGGGTCGCCGGGACTGATCGTCGGCCTCACCGCCAATGCCCAGCCGGAGGAACTGGCGCGTTGCCGCGAAGCCGGCATGGACGATTGCCTGTTCAAACCCATCGGCCTGGAGGGGCTGCAGGATTATCTGCAGCGCCTGATTCCCGCGGTTCCTGTTGCCGGAGACCGTATGGGCGTTCGACCGGCCAGTCTCGACCTGAGTTTGCTGCAACGAGCCACGGGTGGCTCCCATGACGTGGCCCTTCTGTTGCTGCGGGAGCTGCACCAGGCCAATGCGGCCGATGCGCTGGAGCTGGACGATTTCCTCCGGGTTGGTCGCCGGGATGAGCTGGAACGCCTGGTGCACCGAGTCAAGGGCGCGGCGGAGCTGGTCAATGCCCAGCCGCTGCTGGCCCACTGCATCGCATTCGGCGAAGCCCACCATGCGGGTGCCGCGCCGCAGGAACTCGAACGCTTGGCCCAGGCGGTACAGGGTAGTCTGGCGAGCCTGCAGGCAGCACTGGCGCAGCACCTGCGGGCGTGA
- a CDS encoding FUSC family protein: protein MHNLSRRNPPLHAGPPAWGPALIAGLGCGLPLMLGLFTSHSGFLWVATGAFQAALANPLHRLGMLRMVLLTGLGALCAGGGFWAASHPLASLASFALMGLLLAALQRFGTELGKLGAGVAACLCLGQGQAGLGNLNNGMAVGALFAIGGLWVMLLAFSLRALHGLRLWPLLPRPANLTKMVRRLIQRMSHRLWLIHALACSLAGAFAGLTVSLSGLPRGYWLTLTVLATLQLELDDNLQRGIQRCLGSLMAALILIGMGYWLQSPALLVVCLLPLIVLCRAFIAQSYGLYALQICACFVLLAESLSGDWHLPEVRLYNALLGAALALLVAYLAHRARLRWGNPVAHLATARESN from the coding sequence ATGCACAACCTGTCCAGACGAAACCCGCCCTTGCACGCAGGCCCGCCGGCATGGGGGCCCGCCCTGATCGCCGGTCTGGGCTGCGGGCTGCCACTGATGCTGGGCCTGTTCACCAGCCACAGCGGCTTCCTCTGGGTGGCCACCGGCGCCTTTCAGGCCGCCCTGGCCAACCCTCTGCACCGTCTTGGCATGCTGCGCATGGTCCTGCTCACGGGCCTGGGGGCGCTATGTGCCGGGGGTGGATTCTGGGCCGCCAGCCACCCGCTGGCGAGCCTCGCCAGCTTCGCCCTGATGGGCCTCCTGCTGGCCGCGCTGCAACGCTTCGGCACCGAACTGGGCAAACTGGGGGCCGGCGTTGCGGCCTGCCTCTGCCTCGGCCAGGGACAAGCGGGCCTGGGCAACCTGAACAATGGCATGGCGGTCGGCGCGCTGTTCGCCATCGGCGGGCTCTGGGTCATGCTCCTGGCGTTTTCCCTGCGCGCCTTGCACGGCCTGCGCCTGTGGCCGCTGCTGCCCCGACCGGCCAACCTGACGAAGATGGTGCGGCGCCTCATCCAGCGCATGTCCCACCGGCTCTGGCTCATCCACGCCCTGGCCTGCAGCCTGGCGGGCGCCTTCGCCGGACTCACCGTCAGCCTCTCGGGGCTGCCGCGCGGCTATTGGCTGACGCTGACGGTGCTGGCCACCCTTCAACTGGAACTGGACGACAACCTGCAGCGCGGCATCCAGCGCTGCCTGGGCAGCCTGATGGCTGCGCTGATCCTGATCGGGATGGGCTACTGGCTGCAAAGCCCGGCCTTGCTGGTGGTCTGCCTGTTGCCGCTGATCGTGCTCTGCCGGGCATTCATCGCCCAGTCATACGGGCTTTACGCGCTGCAGATCTGCGCGTGCTTCGTGCTGCTGGCCGAGAGCCTGTCCGGCGACTGGCACCTTCCCGAGGTGCGCCTGTACAACGCCCTGCTCGGCGCGGCGCTCGCCCTGCTGGTGGCCTATCTCGCGCACCGCGCGCGTCTGCGTTGGGGCAATCCGGTGGCGCACCTGGCAACCGCACGCGAGAGCAACTGA